The uncultured Ilyobacter sp. genome has a segment encoding these proteins:
- a CDS encoding aldo/keto reductase, translating to MKKVLLNNGIEVPIIGLGTFKARGEEVYMAVKTAIANGYTHIDTAMIYGNEKEINRAIKDSGVRRENLFITTKLWNSDQGYESTKKAFQKSLDALGLDYIDLYLIHWNKGIENAAESWKAMEELYKEGKIKAIGVSNFTMYHMEKLLETAVVKPAINQVECHIGLPQYDLQKYCESKGIRLTAYAPMQAGKIFESEELKKIADKHGKSIAHVALKFLVDRGIIVIPKSVKAERIISNKDIFDLELDSEDLKVIRSLWNGKRLYTDPDNCYF from the coding sequence ATGAAAAAAGTATTATTAAATAACGGTATTGAGGTACCGATTATCGGATTAGGAACATTTAAAGCCAGGGGAGAAGAGGTTTATATGGCTGTAAAAACAGCTATCGCTAATGGTTATACTCATATAGATACAGCTATGATATATGGTAATGAAAAAGAGATAAATAGGGCTATAAAGGATAGCGGAGTAAGGAGAGAAAACTTGTTTATCACGACAAAACTTTGGAACTCAGATCAGGGATATGAATCTACAAAAAAAGCATTCCAGAAATCATTAGACGCTTTAGGTTTAGATTATATTGATTTATATTTAATTCATTGGAATAAAGGGATAGAAAATGCTGCAGAGTCATGGAAGGCTATGGAGGAACTATATAAGGAGGGGAAGATAAAAGCTATCGGTGTGTCTAATTTTACCATGTATCACATGGAAAAACTTCTTGAAACTGCCGTAGTTAAACCAGCCATAAATCAGGTGGAATGTCATATAGGACTGCCACAGTATGATCTTCAGAAATACTGTGAGAGCAAAGGAATAAGGCTCACTGCCTATGCACCTATGCAAGCTGGTAAAATCTTTGAAAGTGAGGAATTAAAAAAAATTGCTGATAAACATGGAAAATCTATTGCTCATGTGGCATTAAAATTTCTTGTAGACAGAGGAATTATCGTAATCCCTAAGTCAGTTAAGGCTGAAAGAATAATTAGTAACAAGGATATTTTTGACTTAGAACTTGATTCAGAAGACTTAAAAGTGATTAGATCTCTCTGGAACGGGAAAAGATTATACACTGACCCAGACAACTGTTACTTTTAG
- a CDS encoding aldolase/citrate lyase family protein: MKKLRRTMLFAPASNPKLLFNTAIYKPDCILFDLEDAVRYDEKDAARDLLVEAFKTIDYGKCEVFVRTNPLRKPTGEKAPFGELDIRALVPAGMRRMRLPMCEKPEHIEELAALLDEVEKECGIEPGSVKVQASLETPIGVMNALAIAQSSERITSISFGAEDFTRTLGTDRTKAATELFFARSQVVMAASVAGVDAIDTVWADVSDTEGFIKEVESAKNLGFSGKSCIHPSQVKEVHNIFTPSMEEVEKSVEILKAAAEANIQDGGVITVKGKMVDIPVIAKAERIVSLAKGAGLIK, translated from the coding sequence ATGAAAAAACTGAGAAGAACGATGCTTTTTGCACCTGCAAGTAACCCTAAACTGTTATTTAACACTGCAATTTATAAGCCAGACTGTATTTTATTTGACTTAGAAGATGCAGTAAGATACGACGAAAAAGATGCAGCAAGAGATCTTCTTGTAGAAGCGTTTAAAACTATAGATTATGGAAAGTGTGAAGTGTTCGTAAGAACTAACCCACTCAGAAAACCAACAGGCGAAAAAGCACCTTTCGGAGAGCTTGATATAAGGGCTCTTGTACCGGCAGGAATGAGAAGGATGAGACTTCCTATGTGTGAAAAACCTGAGCATATAGAGGAATTAGCCGCATTATTGGACGAAGTAGAAAAAGAGTGCGGAATAGAACCTGGATCAGTTAAAGTACAGGCATCTCTAGAAACTCCAATAGGAGTTATGAATGCTCTAGCTATAGCACAGTCTTCTGAGAGAATAACTTCGATCTCTTTTGGAGCTGAAGACTTTACAAGAACATTAGGAACAGACAGAACAAAAGCAGCAACAGAACTTTTTTTTGCTAGATCACAAGTAGTTATGGCTGCATCAGTAGCTGGTGTAGATGCTATCGATACTGTATGGGCAGATGTGTCAGACACTGAAGGATTTATAAAAGAAGTAGAATCGGCAAAAAATCTTGGATTTTCAGGTAAGTCATGTATCCACCCTTCACAAGTAAAAGAAGTTCATAATATTTTCACTCCATCTATGGAAGAAGTGGAAAAATCTGTGGAAATCTTGAAAGCAGCGGCAGAGGCAAACATTCAAGATGGTGGAGTAATTACAGTAAAAGGGAAAATGGTTGATATTCCGGTAATCGCTAAGGCTGAAAGAATAGTTTCTTTGGCTAAGGGTGCAGGACTAATCAAATAA
- a CDS encoding oxaloacetate decarboxylase subunit alpha: MKKLKITETALRDGHQSLIATRLKTEEILPILEKMDQVGYYSLEVWGGATFDACIRFLNEDPWERLREMRKRVKNTKLQMLLRGQNLLGYRHYADDVVDKFIEKSLKNGIDIIRVFDALNDYRNLETAIKSIIKYNGHCQGCIAYTTSEIHTVEYFVGKVKELEKLGVHSICIKDMAGILLPEVAYELIKKIKSVTDLPIELHTHCTSGIASMLYMRAIEAGVDIIDTGISPFSGGTAQPATEVFAHVLKGSERDPELDLGLLSEIADYFKPIKEKYRSEGILNPKVMDVEPKTLSYQVPGGMLSNLLSQLEGQNASDRYEEVLEEVPRVRKDLGYPPLVTPLSQMVGTQAVFNVLVGERYKFVPKEIKDYVRGKYGQSPAPISQEIKEKIIGDETPITHRPADDISPEFEKLKAEIGELAQSDEDVLMYALFPENAKEFLKKKLEDLEEEKEYIMTVFV; this comes from the coding sequence TTGAAAAAATTAAAAATAACTGAGACTGCATTAAGAGATGGGCATCAGTCCCTTATAGCAACGAGACTAAAAACTGAAGAAATTCTCCCTATCTTAGAAAAGATGGATCAGGTAGGATATTACTCTCTAGAGGTTTGGGGCGGAGCTACATTTGATGCCTGTATAAGATTTCTCAATGAAGACCCTTGGGAAAGACTAAGGGAGATGAGAAAAAGAGTTAAAAACACAAAACTTCAGATGCTTCTCCGTGGTCAAAATCTTCTTGGTTACAGACATTATGCAGATGATGTTGTTGATAAGTTTATAGAAAAATCACTAAAAAATGGAATAGATATTATAAGAGTTTTTGATGCACTGAATGACTACAGAAACCTTGAAACTGCAATTAAGTCGATTATTAAATACAATGGACATTGTCAAGGGTGTATTGCTTATACGACGAGTGAGATTCATACTGTAGAATATTTTGTGGGAAAAGTAAAAGAACTTGAAAAATTGGGTGTTCACTCAATATGTATAAAGGATATGGCTGGAATATTACTTCCAGAAGTAGCCTATGAGCTAATAAAAAAGATAAAATCAGTAACTGACCTTCCTATTGAACTACATACTCACTGTACGAGTGGGATAGCATCGATGCTTTATATGAGGGCTATAGAGGCTGGAGTAGATATAATAGACACAGGTATATCACCTTTTTCAGGGGGTACAGCACAGCCTGCAACAGAGGTATTTGCACATGTTTTAAAAGGAAGCGAGAGGGATCCTGAATTAGATCTTGGTCTTCTTTCAGAGATCGCAGATTACTTTAAGCCGATAAAAGAAAAATACAGATCAGAAGGCATATTAAATCCAAAGGTAATGGATGTAGAGCCAAAGACACTTTCATATCAGGTTCCAGGTGGAATGCTTTCAAATCTCCTTTCACAATTGGAAGGACAGAATGCTTCTGACAGATATGAAGAGGTTCTCGAAGAAGTACCTAGAGTAAGAAAGGACCTTGGATATCCACCTCTAGTAACACCTCTTTCACAAATGGTTGGTACACAGGCAGTGTTTAATGTACTTGTAGGAGAAAGATATAAATTTGTACCTAAAGAGATAAAAGACTATGTAAGAGGAAAATACGGTCAGTCTCCAGCACCAATAAGCCAAGAGATAAAAGAGAAAATAATCGGAGATGAGACACCGATAACTCATAGACCGGCAGATGATATCTCTCCGGAATTCGAAAAACTAAAAGCAGAAATAGGAGAGCTTGCTCAAAGTGACGAAGATGTCCTAATGTACGCTCTGTTTCCAGAAAATGCAAAAGAATTTTTAAAGAAAAAATTGGAAGATCTAGAGGAAGAAAAAGAATATATAATGACGGTTTTTGTATAA
- the citF gene encoding citrate lyase subunit alpha — MELKTLVNKLGREMPSYIEGYGEVNPYAGPFATEASGRKYAPSKSSSKPGDVKLLSGIKEALEKVEIKDGMTISFHHHLRNGDYILNMVVEEIAAMGIKDITICSSSLTSAHEPLMDHIKNGVITGLHTSGLRGKIAKEVAINNILGKPVVFRTHGGRARAIEAGEVKIDVAFIAAPACDPMGNMNGKQGKAAFGAMGYPMVDAQYANKVIAITDNLMPFPLEKISISMSDVDYVVEVESIGDPEKIATGATRVTKNPMDLLIAENAANILIASGLVKEGFSFQAGSGGASLAVCKFIREYMEKNQIKGSFAAGGITAYLVELLEAGLFNALLDVQTFDGAAADSMNRNPNHIEMSANTYANPHNKACSAHQLDMMILSATEIDTDFNLNSMTGSTGMIMGAQGGAPDTAAGAKLTVCVAPTMRKRIPIILDKVTNVVTPGETVDVLVTERGTCVNPLRTDLIEKFTAAGIDLMTIDELKAEVEKLTGIPEKIQYEDTVVGVIEYRDGTVTDVIKQVKK; from the coding sequence ATGGAATTAAAGACATTAGTTAATAAATTGGGAAGAGAGATGCCAAGCTATATAGAGGGATATGGGGAAGTTAATCCCTATGCTGGACCATTTGCTACAGAAGCATCTGGGAGAAAATATGCACCATCAAAATCTTCTTCAAAACCTGGAGATGTAAAATTATTAAGCGGCATAAAAGAAGCTTTAGAAAAAGTTGAAATAAAAGACGGAATGACAATTTCTTTTCATCACCACCTTAGAAACGGTGACTATATATTAAATATGGTTGTAGAAGAGATTGCGGCTATGGGTATAAAAGACATAACAATTTGTTCATCATCTCTTACATCTGCTCATGAGCCATTAATGGACCATATCAAAAATGGTGTTATAACTGGACTACATACTTCGGGATTAAGAGGAAAAATAGCTAAAGAGGTTGCTATAAATAATATTCTTGGAAAGCCGGTGGTATTTAGAACTCATGGTGGAAGAGCGAGAGCTATCGAAGCCGGAGAGGTGAAAATTGATGTAGCATTTATAGCTGCTCCAGCATGTGACCCTATGGGTAATATGAACGGAAAACAAGGAAAGGCTGCTTTTGGGGCTATGGGATACCCTATGGTAGATGCACAATATGCTAATAAAGTAATTGCCATCACTGATAACCTAATGCCATTCCCACTAGAAAAAATATCTATCTCAATGTCTGATGTAGACTACGTAGTAGAAGTTGAATCTATCGGTGATCCAGAAAAAATAGCTACAGGAGCAACAAGAGTAACTAAAAATCCAATGGATCTACTTATTGCTGAAAATGCTGCTAATATACTTATCGCATCAGGACTCGTAAAAGAAGGATTTTCTTTTCAGGCTGGTTCGGGAGGAGCTTCCCTTGCAGTTTGTAAATTCATAAGAGAATACATGGAAAAAAACCAAATAAAAGGATCTTTTGCAGCTGGAGGAATCACAGCTTACTTAGTAGAACTGCTAGAAGCCGGGTTATTTAATGCCCTTCTTGATGTACAAACTTTTGATGGTGCAGCAGCAGATTCAATGAACAGAAACCCTAACCACATAGAGATGTCGGCAAACACATATGCTAACCCTCACAATAAAGCGTGTTCGGCTCATCAGTTAGACATGATGATATTATCTGCGACAGAGATCGATACAGACTTCAACCTGAACTCAATGACAGGTTCTACAGGAATGATCATGGGTGCTCAAGGTGGAGCTCCTGATACAGCAGCAGGTGCAAAGTTAACAGTTTGCGTGGCACCAACAATGAGAAAAAGAATACCAATTATACTAGATAAAGTAACAAATGTAGTAACTCCAGGAGAAACAGTAGATGTACTGGTAACTGAAAGAGGAACCTGTGTGAATCCTCTGAGAACGGACCTTATAGAAAAGTTTACTGCAGCGGGAATAGATTTAATGACTATAGATGAATTGAAAGCTGAAGTTGAAAAACTGACAGGAATTCCTGAAAAAATTCAATATGAGGATACAGTAGTAGGAGTTATAGAGTATAGAGATGGAACTGTAACAGATGTTATCAAACAGGTAAAAAAATAA
- a CDS encoding tripartite tricarboxylate transporter permease, which yields MMEILQNLMHGFSVAATPMNLLWVTIGGTLGTIVGMLPGLGPATGVAVLLPLTFTMGPTAALITMCGIYYGAMFGGSRSSILINTPGDGAALAATFDGYPMAMNGRAEAALAMSAVASLIGGLISAVLITFVATPVSMFALKFGPAEYFLLMVAALSMTASMSKGNMIGGFVSMFVGLIIATVGLDAQSGVPRFTFGIMELQQGIDFLILIIGIYALGEVFKSFKSINEGQKQMQKKFGKIWFTKEDWKECLMPILRSTPLGFVVGALPGAGGTMASLMSYNNEKQLSKDPDSFGKGNIVGLAAPEAANNAASVGALIPMLTLGIPGSGTTAVMMGALLMLGLQPGPMLFVQHPDIAWGLIASMFIGNIVLAIVNIPLAGLLVRVLAIPPKILYPIVLGLAFIGTYAIGNSAMDFYLLVIFGVMGLFMSKAKVPTAPMILGVIVGGTMEQSFRQAIVLSNGSLSIFTGSPLAITLILLTIGSVVFPLIKEAMKKKKLASA from the coding sequence ATGATGGAGATATTACAAAATTTGATGCACGGTTTTTCCGTTGCTGCTACACCGATGAACTTATTGTGGGTAACAATCGGAGGAACTTTAGGAACTATAGTTGGAATGCTTCCTGGACTTGGACCTGCAACTGGGGTCGCTGTTTTACTACCCCTTACCTTCACAATGGGACCTACGGCGGCTCTTATTACGATGTGCGGGATATATTATGGTGCGATGTTTGGTGGATCGAGAAGTTCGATACTTATAAATACTCCAGGTGATGGAGCTGCCCTTGCAGCTACATTTGACGGGTATCCTATGGCTATGAACGGACGTGCAGAGGCAGCTCTGGCCATGTCAGCTGTAGCATCTCTTATAGGTGGACTTATCTCTGCTGTTCTTATAACTTTCGTAGCTACGCCGGTTTCGATGTTTGCATTGAAATTCGGGCCTGCAGAATATTTCCTTTTGATGGTTGCTGCTCTTTCTATGACAGCTTCTATGTCTAAGGGTAATATGATCGGTGGATTCGTATCTATGTTTGTTGGACTTATCATAGCAACTGTTGGACTTGATGCCCAATCTGGTGTTCCTAGATTTACTTTTGGAATAATGGAACTTCAGCAGGGAATAGACTTCCTTATCCTTATCATAGGTATCTATGCACTTGGGGAAGTGTTTAAAAGCTTCAAGTCTATCAATGAAGGTCAGAAGCAGATGCAGAAGAAATTTGGTAAAATCTGGTTTACCAAAGAGGACTGGAAAGAATGTCTTATGCCGATATTAAGAAGTACTCCTCTAGGCTTTGTCGTAGGAGCTCTTCCTGGAGCTGGAGGAACAATGGCTTCCCTTATGTCGTACAACAATGAGAAACAACTTTCAAAAGATCCTGATAGTTTTGGTAAGGGTAATATTGTAGGACTAGCAGCACCAGAAGCGGCAAACAACGCTGCATCTGTGGGAGCTCTAATCCCTATGCTAACACTTGGAATTCCTGGATCCGGTACAACTGCGGTAATGATGGGGGCTCTGCTTATGCTAGGACTTCAACCGGGACCTATGCTATTTGTTCAGCATCCAGATATCGCTTGGGGTCTTATCGCGAGTATGTTTATCGGTAATATAGTTCTGGCTATAGTTAATATACCTCTAGCTGGATTACTTGTAAGAGTTTTGGCTATACCACCAAAAATCTTATACCCAATAGTTCTTGGGCTCGCCTTCATAGGAACTTATGCTATAGGAAACAGTGCTATGGACTTCTACCTACTGGTTATATTCGGTGTTATGGGGCTGTTCATGTCAAAAGCAAAAGTGCCTACAGCACCTATGATTCTTGGGGTGATAGTTGGAGGAACTATGGAGCAATCATTCAGACAAGCGATAGTTCTATCTAATGGTAGCCTAAGCATTTTCACAGGATCACCTCTAGCTATAACTTTAATATTATTAACAATTGGATCAGTTGTTTTCCCTTTAATAAAAGAAGCTATGAAAAAGAAAAAGCTTGCAAGCGCTTAA
- a CDS encoding citrate lyase acyl carrier protein, whose product MIGVCGNEKASDALVTVDLNTVGISVEVISKLKGMFGKLMEKSVMEALVEMKTENAKVTVQDFGALDFIIKARTKTAVRRAMAAAGGVK is encoded by the coding sequence ATGATTGGAGTTTGCGGAAATGAAAAAGCTTCAGATGCACTGGTGACAGTTGATCTGAATACCGTAGGAATCAGTGTTGAGGTAATTTCAAAGTTAAAAGGAATGTTTGGAAAATTGATGGAGAAATCTGTAATGGAGGCTCTTGTAGAGATGAAAACAGAAAATGCAAAGGTAACTGTACAAGATTTTGGAGCATTAGATTTTATAATCAAGGCTAGAACAAAAACAGCGGTAAGAAGAGCAATGGCTGCTGCAGGAGGTGTGAAATAA
- a CDS encoding sodium ion-translocating decarboxylase subunit beta: MDFYTSTGFYGINIGSILMMIVACIFMYLAIVKGFEPLLLVPISFGMLLTNLPFAGLMAEPLMEVKEHISASGAVQYVVHTAEPGGLLYYLFQGDHLGIFPPLIFMGVGAMTDFGPLIANPKSLLLGAAAQFGIFVTFLGAIGSGLFTAQEAASIGIIGGADGPTAIFLSSKLAPHLMGPIAVAAYSYMALVPIIQPPIMKALTTEKERKIKMSQLRMVTKKEKIIFPIVVTIIVSLIVPPAATLIGMLMLGNLFRECGVVGRLEDTAKNALINIITIFLGVTVGATATAEAFLKVETLAILALGVVAFGIGTGSGVLLAKLMNKLSKTPINPLLGSAGVSAVPMAARVSQVVGQKADPSNFLLMHAMGPNVAGVIGSAVSAGVLLSLFG; encoded by the coding sequence ATGGATTTTTATACCAGCACAGGTTTTTACGGTATAAATATAGGTTCCATCTTAATGATGATAGTTGCCTGTATTTTTATGTACCTTGCTATAGTAAAAGGGTTTGAGCCATTATTATTGGTTCCTATCTCTTTTGGAATGCTTCTTACAAACCTTCCTTTTGCCGGCCTTATGGCAGAGCCTTTAATGGAAGTAAAAGAGCATATTTCAGCTTCTGGAGCTGTGCAGTATGTAGTTCATACAGCAGAGCCTGGAGGACTACTTTATTACTTATTTCAAGGAGACCACTTAGGAATATTCCCACCATTAATCTTTATGGGGGTAGGGGCAATGACAGACTTCGGTCCGTTAATTGCAAATCCTAAATCACTTCTTCTTGGAGCAGCAGCTCAATTTGGAATCTTCGTTACTTTCCTAGGAGCGATAGGTTCTGGACTGTTTACAGCTCAGGAGGCAGCTTCAATCGGAATCATCGGAGGAGCAGACGGACCTACTGCGATTTTCCTTTCTTCAAAACTGGCTCCCCACCTAATGGGACCGATAGCTGTAGCAGCTTATTCATATATGGCGCTTGTACCAATTATCCAGCCGCCAATCATGAAGGCTCTTACAACAGAAAAAGAGAGAAAGATAAAGATGTCTCAACTTAGAATGGTAACTAAAAAAGAGAAGATAATCTTCCCAATCGTAGTAACTATTATAGTATCTCTAATAGTACCACCAGCAGCAACTCTAATCGGAATGTTAATGCTTGGAAATCTATTCAGAGAATGTGGAGTAGTAGGAAGACTAGAAGATACAGCAAAGAATGCACTTATCAACATCATCACAATCTTCCTAGGGGTAACAGTTGGGGCGACAGCAACAGCCGAAGCCTTCCTAAAAGTGGAAACTTTAGCTATCCTAGCACTAGGAGTAGTTGCCTTTGGAATAGGAACAGGATCAGGAGTATTACTTGCTAAGCTTATGAATAAATTGAGCAAGACCCCTATTAATCCATTGCTAGGATCTGCAGGAGTATCTGCGGTACCAATGGCAGCAAGGGTATCACAGGTAGTGGGACAGAAAGCTGATCCATCTAACTTCCTATTGATGCATGCAATGGGACCAAACGTTGCAGGAGTAATAGGATCTGCAGTATCTGCAGGGGTATTACTTTCACTGTTTGGATAA
- a CDS encoding tripartite tricarboxylate transporter TctB family protein: MNIRVKTTMAFTVFGFLYTVVALMMPKAAVGNPFAPKVFPLILGIGLTVMGAMYTAKEYKHWKEDQASGVKEEISPEKQEIENKTNKLITITAVAGIVYAAIFEHAGYVISTSLFIGAIMFAINGKKKWILNLAVAIIFSVAVYFVFSTLLAIPLPKIPGLEI; this comes from the coding sequence GTGAATATCAGAGTTAAAACAACAATGGCTTTCACAGTGTTTGGGTTTTTATATACAGTAGTTGCTCTTATGATGCCTAAGGCTGCAGTTGGAAATCCTTTTGCCCCTAAAGTTTTCCCCCTTATATTAGGGATAGGGCTTACTGTAATGGGAGCTATGTACACTGCGAAGGAATATAAACACTGGAAAGAGGACCAGGCTTCTGGAGTAAAAGAAGAGATTAGTCCTGAAAAACAGGAGATTGAAAATAAGACTAACAAGCTTATAACTATTACAGCTGTTGCTGGAATAGTTTATGCGGCAATATTTGAACATGCTGGTTATGTAATATCTACCTCGCTGTTTATAGGGGCAATAATGTTCGCGATCAATGGTAAGAAAAAATGGATATTGAATTTGGCAGTGGCTATAATTTTTAGTGTTGCGGTTTATTTTGTTTTCTCGACACTTTTAGCTATACCGCTTCCTAAAATACCTGGTTTGGAAATATAA
- a CDS encoding OadG family protein yields MNITELMTLFSNPETIKTLGTGDKMMGVGVTVILGMGITVTALIFIQFLIGMMTKLMAEKPKPAVATEVTPKAPMKPDVNDPELMAAISAAVAAKMGISQESIVKTVVEKR; encoded by the coding sequence ATGAATATTACAGAACTTATGACGTTGTTTTCTAACCCAGAAACCATTAAAACCCTAGGGACGGGAGACAAGATGATGGGAGTGGGTGTGACTGTAATTCTTGGAATGGGGATCACAGTGACAGCACTTATATTCATACAATTTCTTATAGGAATGATGACAAAATTAATGGCTGAAAAACCAAAACCAGCAGTGGCCACTGAAGTGACTCCAAAAGCTCCGATGAAGCCAGATGTTAATGATCCAGAACTTATGGCTGCTATATCTGCTGCAGTTGCTGCAAAAATGGGCATCTCCCAAGAAAGTATAGTGAAAACAGTCGTTGAAAAAAGATAG
- a CDS encoding biotin/lipoyl-containing protein produces MKTFKVVVNGNEYEVGVEEVKAGTAAPRAAAAPAAPKPAAPTPAAPKPVTTAAGAGAGVNTVTAPMPGTIINVGCHAGAKVSKGDILVVLEAMKMENEIMAPHDGTVTEVRVQQGASVNAGDILVVLS; encoded by the coding sequence ATGAAAACTTTTAAAGTTGTTGTTAACGGAAACGAATACGAAGTAGGAGTAGAAGAGGTAAAAGCAGGAACAGCAGCACCAAGAGCAGCAGCAGCTCCAGCAGCTCCGAAACCAGCAGCACCAACACCGGCGGCACCAAAACCAGTAACTACTGCAGCAGGGGCAGGAGCAGGAGTAAACACGGTAACTGCACCTATGCCTGGTACAATAATTAATGTGGGGTGCCACGCAGGAGCAAAAGTTTCTAAAGGTGACATCTTAGTAGTATTAGAAGCAATGAAAATGGAAAATGAAATTATGGCCCCTCATGACGGAACAGTTACTGAAGTGAGAGTTCAGCAGGGTGCTTCAGTTAATGCAGGAGATATACTAGTAGTATTATCTTAA
- a CDS encoding carbon starvation CstA family protein, whose protein sequence is MITFLLALATLIGGYFIYGKIVENIFGINESRPTPAVSLADGVDFCEISWGRAFLIQFLNIAGLGPIFGAVAGALWGPAAFLWIVFGCIFAGSVHDYLAGMLSLRHDGSTIAEVVGKYLGNGPKNFMRVFSVVLLVLVGVVFVVGPAGILTSIIPSVGKMTWVGIIIIYYIVATVLPVDKLISKIYPIFGLSLILMGLGIGLGLFIKGYQIPELTLQNLNPKGTPFYPFLFITIACGAISGFHATQSPLMARCLKNEKEGRRVFFGSMIAEGIIALIWAAAAMTFFGSTEGLAQAGAAGVVVNTISNSMLGKVGGALALLGVVACPITSGDTAFRSARLAIADATNLKQGPIKNRFLIAIPLFIVGISLCFMDFGIIWRYFAWSNQTLATIVLWAGAVYLANNNKNFWIAAIPGTFMTGVVTTYIIIAPEGLRMSTAIGYPLGILAAISALIFFLKKKKNQSALDVEEIL, encoded by the coding sequence ATGATAACTTTTCTATTAGCTTTGGCAACTTTAATTGGTGGTTATTTTATTTATGGTAAAATTGTTGAAAATATCTTTGGTATCAACGAAAGCAGACCTACACCTGCTGTAAGTCTTGCCGATGGTGTTGATTTTTGTGAAATCAGTTGGGGAAGGGCTTTTCTTATACAATTTCTCAATATCGCCGGCCTAGGTCCAATATTTGGAGCCGTTGCAGGGGCTTTATGGGGGCCAGCTGCCTTTCTGTGGATTGTATTCGGATGCATATTTGCAGGATCGGTTCATGACTATCTTGCAGGGATGCTTTCGCTTAGACATGACGGCTCAACAATAGCCGAAGTTGTAGGTAAATACCTTGGAAATGGACCTAAAAATTTTATGAGGGTTTTCTCGGTAGTGCTTCTCGTTCTTGTAGGAGTAGTTTTTGTCGTTGGTCCCGCTGGTATACTGACAAGTATCATTCCAAGTGTAGGTAAAATGACATGGGTTGGGATTATAATTATTTATTATATTGTAGCTACAGTTCTTCCAGTGGATAAGCTGATATCCAAAATATATCCAATATTTGGATTATCACTTATCCTAATGGGACTAGGAATTGGTTTAGGTCTTTTTATAAAAGGATACCAGATTCCAGAGTTAACTCTTCAAAATCTTAATCCAAAAGGTACTCCTTTTTATCCGTTTCTTTTTATAACAATTGCCTGTGGAGCAATATCTGGTTTCCACGCTACCCAATCTCCGCTTATGGCTAGATGTCTTAAGAATGAAAAAGAGGGTAGAAGAGTATTTTTCGGCTCTATGATAGCAGAAGGGATCATTGCCCTTATTTGGGCAGCAGCAGCCATGACTTTTTTTGGTAGTACAGAAGGCCTTGCCCAAGCGGGAGCTGCAGGAGTAGTTGTAAATACAATTTCCAACTCGATGCTCGGTAAAGTTGGCGGGGCCCTTGCTCTATTGGGAGTAGTTGCCTGTCCCATCACTTCTGGCGACACTGCATTCAGGAGCGCAAGACTTGCAATTGCAGATGCTACAAACCTTAAACAGGGACCTATAAAAAATAGATTCTTAATCGCAATCCCTCTGTTTATAGTTGGAATTTCTCTTTGCTTCATGGATTTTGGAATAATATGGAGATACTTTGCCTGGTCCAATCAAACCCTTGCCACTATAGTTTTATGGGCTGGCGCAGTTTATCTGGCAAATAATAATAAAAATTTCTGGATAGCCGCAATTCCAGGAACATTTATGACGGGAGTTGTTACCACATATATAATAATAGCTCCAGAGGGTTTACGAATGTCCACAGCCATAGGTTATCCTTTGGGTATACTTGCTGCAATAAGTGCTCTCATATTTTTCCTCAAAAAGAAAAAAAATCAATCTGCTTTAGATGTAGAAGAGATTCTTTAA